The following proteins come from a genomic window of Halorubrum lacusprofundi ATCC 49239:
- a CDS encoding universal stress protein, producing the protein MPDNVLVAFDGSPLSESALTHAVENYPNASITAMYVINPIDSIIDVEAGGLPVAEDWYDNAQERATAIQTTATTLASDHDIDLKTVTEVGKPAREIVEYADNHDIDHIVVGSHGRSGIDRAILGSVAERVTRRARIPVTIIS; encoded by the coding sequence ATGCCTGACAACGTTCTCGTCGCGTTCGATGGGTCGCCACTCTCCGAGAGTGCGCTCACACACGCTGTCGAGAACTACCCGAACGCGAGCATTACCGCGATGTACGTCATCAATCCGATCGACTCGATTATCGATGTTGAGGCCGGCGGCCTCCCCGTCGCAGAAGACTGGTACGACAATGCCCAAGAACGAGCAACTGCCATCCAGACAACAGCCACGACTCTCGCATCGGATCACGATATCGACCTCAAGACTGTCACGGAAGTTGGCAAACCGGCACGAGAGATCGTCGAATATGCTGACAACCACGACATCGATCACATCGTCGTAGGAAGTCATGGCCGATCTGGAATCGACCGTGCGATTCTCGGAAGCGTCGCTGAGAGAGTTACCCGCCGAGCACGGATTCCGGTGACGATCATCAGCTGA
- a CDS encoding IS5 family transposase: protein MKALPKSQILRFTEKAIHLARRAVSRYSSKFSKHRYTLPQHVVLLCFKVRKNTTYRGLLDELIEMPRIRRALGLAELPTPSTLCKAFNRLDMAVWRVILTLSTALLPTSGVVGVDASGFDRSHASKHYTKRAELTIQQLKVTLLVDAKVNAIIDLHVTTTRKHDSQIAPSLIKRNPEDIDILLGDKGYDDQKIRRLVREYEGRPLIKHREFTPIHKAWNTRLDADLYGQRSQSETVNSTLKRKYGAFVRSRRWWKQFRELTIACIVHNLDRSL, encoded by the coding sequence ATGAAGGCCCTCCCGAAGTCACAGATTCTCCGCTTTACTGAGAAAGCGATCCATCTGGCCCGCCGAGCAGTCTCTCGATACTCCTCGAAGTTTTCCAAACACCGCTATACACTTCCACAGCACGTTGTTCTGCTCTGTTTCAAAGTGCGGAAGAACACGACCTATCGTGGTCTGCTTGATGAACTGATCGAGATGCCACGCATTCGTCGCGCCCTCGGATTAGCTGAACTCCCTACGCCGTCAACGCTCTGTAAGGCGTTCAATCGGCTTGATATGGCTGTGTGGCGTGTCATACTGACTCTCTCAACGGCGCTTCTTCCGACGAGTGGCGTCGTTGGAGTTGATGCGTCAGGGTTCGACCGCAGTCACGCCTCGAAACACTACACGAAACGCGCCGAACTCACGATTCAGCAGCTCAAAGTGACGCTGTTGGTCGATGCGAAGGTGAACGCGATCATCGACCTACATGTGACGACGACACGAAAGCACGACAGCCAGATCGCCCCCTCTTTGATTAAGCGCAATCCCGAGGACATCGATATTCTGCTCGGTGACAAAGGCTACGACGACCAGAAAATCAGGCGACTCGTCCGTGAATACGAGGGTCGCCCACTGATTAAGCACCGTGAGTTCACACCAATTCATAAGGCATGGAACACGCGCTTAGATGCTGATCTTTACGGACAGCGTAGTCAATCCGAGACCGTCAACTCTACGCTCAAGCGGAAGTACGGTGCGTTCGTCCGATCACGACGATGGTGGAAACAGTTCCGTGAACTCACCATCGCCTGTATCGTTCATAATCTCGACCGGTCGCTCTGA
- a CDS encoding ISH3-like element ISHla1 family transposase: MSKTKQADGEIHEDQLLNFLVNRLDEEVSLSLANNAEITAEDIYEVLVGACADGTSVSTLCASSQNSPAGNTVLYHLRTKFEPERLERVANTLLRKDLDELLPEQVEVCADLHLRPYYGDEDDTDGLYHSVAKRGTTAFHAYATLYARVKNKRYTLAVRRLKDGDTASSVLAEFFGVLDGLDAGVKAVYLDRGFYDSKCLTLLQAHNYAYVIPIIRWGEAIQQELSEGWSRVIQHDLTGKLDGHSWTVDFPVYIDCTYLNGKYDENGVARHGYAADAPFIDSPRDARYHYSKRFGIESSYRLFEQAIATTTTRDPTVRLLYVVVSLLLQNVWRYLHYEYVATPRRGGRRLWWWPYKEFVNMIRRAAWTALAVRRAVPANRPPDDRFHR; encoded by the coding sequence GTGTCTAAAACCAAACAAGCAGACGGTGAGATCCACGAGGACCAGCTTCTTAACTTTCTCGTCAACCGCCTTGACGAGGAAGTTTCGCTCTCGTTAGCCAATAACGCTGAAATCACTGCTGAAGACATCTATGAGGTCCTCGTCGGCGCTTGCGCCGACGGGACCTCTGTCTCTACGCTCTGTGCGTCGAGCCAGAACTCACCCGCTGGGAACACGGTCCTCTACCATCTTCGGACGAAGTTCGAGCCGGAACGGCTCGAACGAGTCGCTAACACGCTCCTGCGAAAGGATCTCGATGAATTGCTCCCCGAACAGGTGGAGGTCTGCGCAGACCTCCACCTGCGGCCCTACTACGGTGACGAAGACGACACAGACGGCCTCTATCACTCGGTAGCGAAGCGTGGAACCACTGCGTTCCACGCCTATGCCACACTCTACGCGCGTGTGAAGAACAAACGCTACACGCTGGCGGTACGCCGTCTCAAAGACGGCGATACCGCAAGTAGTGTCCTCGCTGAGTTCTTCGGTGTCCTCGACGGCCTTGACGCCGGGGTCAAGGCCGTCTACCTTGATCGCGGATTCTACGACAGTAAGTGTCTCACGCTGCTTCAGGCGCACAATTACGCGTACGTGATCCCGATCATCCGGTGGGGTGAGGCGATTCAGCAAGAGCTCTCGGAAGGATGGAGTCGCGTCATTCAGCATGATCTGACGGGGAAACTCGACGGTCACAGCTGGACCGTCGATTTTCCCGTCTACATCGACTGTACGTACCTAAATGGGAAGTATGACGAGAACGGTGTGGCGCGTCACGGCTACGCCGCTGACGCGCCGTTCATCGACTCACCACGGGACGCTCGATACCACTACTCGAAACGCTTCGGTATCGAGTCAAGCTATCGCTTGTTTGAGCAAGCGATAGCGACAACGACAACACGAGATCCAACGGTACGGCTGCTGTACGTGGTGGTGAGTCTCCTCTTACAGAACGTCTGGCGGTACCTTCACTACGAGTATGTGGCGACGCCCCGCCGAGGCGGGCGTCGCCTCTGGTGGTGGCCGTACAAGGAGTTCGTCAATATGATTCGACGAGCTGCGTGGACGGCCCTCGCGGTGCGTCGGGCCGTCCCCGCGAATCGGCCACCTGACGACCGATTCCACCGCTAA
- a CDS encoding AAA family ATPase, with product MNLDRIEVKNHRSIKEQWGDDAITFEGLDCLVGKNNVGKTNIVSSIKYLLEQEDKTKDEELYWNKETSRTVEVRGYFNVLEKDLHRIQDERKREQVRELLLNWEDFDNHLGICRITESEEKGGNTSFQVIQLRPIDEELSEDTFLDFRDDQWGNIDDKEGFTNTDYRDAMREKYPEVAGHVDEDSLKQKGAWKDGYESYIASRPEGLEFEPKPTSFPSGTKQLIREVVLPDVVKIPAIKEVEDAAQTSGELGEMTDALYSELEEDINKQLDENLGSVYDRLDTSSEAFETQISDYLKQAFRDYSVELDFPRVESRRLFRGVDIRIEDDQLEDTLSHENVGEGVRRVLVFSMLRTIADLRDGSLSIANEDSEENEQRQPLLILYEEAELFLHPNLQKNLLRVFRSLCNGDAQIIFNTHSPLLIQNKILDTINISTSQSILG from the coding sequence ATGAATCTTGATAGGATAGAAGTCAAAAATCACCGTTCGATAAAGGAACAATGGGGAGATGACGCAATAACATTTGAAGGACTTGACTGTCTCGTAGGAAAAAACAACGTTGGAAAAACCAATATTGTTTCATCTATCAAATACCTGCTTGAGCAAGAGGATAAGACGAAAGATGAGGAACTCTACTGGAACAAGGAGACTTCTCGAACAGTAGAGGTCAGAGGGTATTTTAATGTATTAGAAAAAGACCTACACCGGATACAGGATGAGAGGAAGCGGGAGCAGGTACGAGAACTCCTTCTAAACTGGGAAGACTTCGACAATCATCTTGGAATCTGTCGTATTACCGAATCGGAAGAGAAAGGGGGAAATACATCATTCCAAGTAATCCAACTCAGGCCTATTGATGAGGAACTGAGTGAAGATACTTTTCTGGACTTCCGCGATGATCAGTGGGGAAATATCGATGATAAAGAGGGGTTCACCAACACTGATTATCGGGACGCGATGCGGGAAAAATATCCAGAAGTCGCGGGACATGTCGACGAAGACAGTCTGAAGCAGAAGGGTGCATGGAAGGATGGGTATGAGAGTTACATAGCCTCTCGGCCGGAGGGTCTTGAATTTGAACCGAAGCCTACGAGTTTTCCTTCGGGTACGAAACAGTTGATTAGAGAGGTAGTGCTTCCTGACGTGGTCAAGATACCTGCTATCAAAGAAGTTGAAGATGCGGCCCAGACTTCGGGCGAACTAGGCGAAATGACCGATGCCCTATATAGTGAATTAGAGGAAGATATCAACAAACAACTTGATGAAAATTTAGGCAGTGTATATGATCGACTAGACACCAGTTCAGAAGCCTTTGAGACCCAAATAAGTGATTATCTCAAGCAAGCCTTCAGAGATTATTCTGTGGAGTTGGATTTCCCACGAGTGGAGAGTAGGAGATTATTCCGAGGCGTGGATATTCGGATTGAAGATGATCAACTTGAAGACACCTTGTCACACGAGAATGTTGGTGAAGGTGTGAGGCGGGTACTGGTTTTCAGTATGCTTCGCACTATTGCTGATCTTCGAGATGGTTCGCTCTCTATAGCTAATGAAGATAGTGAAGAAAATGAACAGAGGCAACCCCTCTTGATCCTCTATGAGGAGGCGGAACTGTTTCTGCATCCGAATCTGCAGAAGAACTTACTTCGAGTCTTCAGAAGTCTTTGTAATGGTGATGCGCAAATTATATTCAATACGCACTCCCCCCTTCTGATTCAGAATAAAATACTAGACACGATCAACATCAGTACCTCACAAAGCATCCTCGGCTAG
- a CDS encoding KTSC domain-containing protein, producing the protein MDRTSVSSSNLRSVGYNQDDQILEIEFNSGGVYRYFSVPANIHTDLMNASSHGKCFHSNIKNVYQYEQVR; encoded by the coding sequence ATGGACAGGACTTCCGTATCTTCTAGCAACCTAAGAAGTGTCGGCTATAATCAAGACGACCAAATCTTAGAGATCGAATTCAACAGTGGGGGAGTCTACCGTTATTTCAGTGTTCCCGCAAATATTCACACAGACTTGATGAACGCGTCTTCACATGGGAAGTGCTTCCACAGCAACATTAAAAATGTGTACCAGTACGAACAAGTTCGATAG
- a CDS encoding DUF2797 domain-containing protein: MTERQRALGDFGGEGRNRSKSSSDPPEYNYSIEGHIGYFSWYRGTPSLSFIDSDATLNCDSLVGESLRVTLHEERVCGNCGEKLSKPKYSVCYDCKQRPPFTQCIKTPGTDCKNADCPFPDYKRDACAHTYVVYLVTKADVKVGISRSDRRLQRWAEQGASHAIVVAETPNRKSAGLIEEAFSDRFETQSSSSWYEPRTSPVEDLVEATRTVPEYIPDDSRLHACLTLNDLDEDVVADRVVSIPHRATGIDHARGVNRPELEVGDNGEGTILGVRGSVILTDSFALNLKKRQGYRTTIETTAELAVEVEDKLCCLLRFVGGLWDGVAQKLQSERQLKDSNDGTHYSGGDGRSERSG; this comes from the coding sequence ATGACTGAACGTCAAAGAGCCCTCGGTGATTTCGGTGGTGAAGGTAGAAACAGGAGCAAATCTAGCAGCGACCCCCCGGAGTACAATTACTCGATTGAGGGGCACATCGGCTATTTCTCGTGGTACCGCGGAACCCCATCGCTCTCTTTTATAGATTCTGATGCTACACTAAATTGCGACAGCTTAGTCGGTGAGTCACTCCGCGTCACCCTCCATGAGGAACGCGTCTGTGGTAACTGCGGCGAGAAGCTCTCGAAGCCGAAATACTCGGTATGTTACGACTGTAAACAACGGCCGCCATTTACGCAGTGCATCAAGACGCCGGGTACTGACTGTAAGAACGCCGACTGTCCATTCCCCGACTACAAGCGCGATGCGTGCGCCCACACTTACGTCGTTTACCTCGTCACGAAGGCTGATGTGAAGGTTGGCATCAGCCGGAGCGACCGTCGTCTCCAGCGGTGGGCCGAGCAGGGCGCGAGTCACGCTATCGTCGTTGCCGAAACGCCGAATCGAAAGTCGGCGGGGCTCATCGAGGAGGCGTTCAGTGATCGCTTTGAAACCCAGTCGAGTAGTTCATGGTACGAACCGCGGACGTCTCCTGTTGAGGATCTTGTTGAGGCCACCCGAACGGTGCCAGAGTACATTCCAGATGACTCACGGTTACACGCGTGTCTCACCCTCAACGATCTTGATGAGGATGTTGTCGCTGACCGAGTCGTATCAATACCTCACCGTGCGACCGGCATCGACCACGCGCGTGGTGTAAATCGACCCGAACTGGAGGTCGGCGATAACGGCGAGGGGACGATTTTAGGCGTTCGGGGGAGTGTCATCCTCACGGACTCCTTTGCACTTAATCTCAAGAAACGCCAAGGTTATCGAACGACCATCGAAACAACGGCCGAGCTTGCCGTCGAAGTGGAGGATAAACTCTGTTGTCTGCTACGATTCGTAGGCGGATTGTGGGACGGCGTGGCGCAGAAACTGCAGTCAGAACGACAACTGAAAGATAGCAATGACGGCACACATTACTCTGGAGGAGATGGACGTAGCGAACGATCTGGATGA
- a CDS encoding Piwi domain-containing protein, whose product MQAEIDDAFADVPESATEQTGHALTTFRSEKSLSEFAVHEYTLKAKDGYRPDDHQAALRDTYKARRDILGEFESSSPPVIAVRDALALATPSPLPVEDLELKNFEMVNDGPHTLDYTDYSDKAVTKGLIDASLRRILDGDYEVRGIDTVLSKRPVIQKQDFRLHERWNLSLSVTNAGVVYLSVDFRHKTISEYTLDKFDLDKLYRGLRVNVTYKQSGKGAFVDELMDKTVNESIDDMGNQSVVEYHEGAERIPDRVLKEIARADRRVVKVTKQGSHNTEYYPQRLLALQGHPQNVKAFAPRFNEATRGKTRLSAQRCLNRATTFVENLPPVIPLGGATLSFDATPVNGDDTWEMSRLFETDAHILQFAEEQTGDHPRRVKHNEVYEAPEEFSVCLVHPSAGPHAERWENLDQQLKDIGAGPEAVNRVQYDPFKTADEIYTDLLVDVPDDHEYSAACVILPKADFSMGESSASDIYHEMKKALRQRRVDSQMAHIDTLATSYALPNVALGLVAAAGGIPFTTEDAMPGETDLFIGIDVSHRYPRDTDERVHIAASTTSIYGDGTILGYTSAKPQTGEKVPPKELKNLTRQSIAGYKQEHGEYPDRIVIHRDGFMREDLDQVEEMLESMDINYDVVEIRKQSPARVLNLADGVAKIPDKGIAALNREENRAILATFGDPESQATSSNTGLPQPIQVERKAGDTDIKTLVVSQSPLEFSSN is encoded by the coding sequence ATGCAGGCAGAAATCGATGATGCGTTCGCCGACGTACCTGAGTCAGCGACCGAGCAGACGGGACACGCGCTGACGACCTTCCGAAGTGAGAAATCACTCTCTGAATTTGCGGTTCACGAGTACACGCTGAAAGCCAAGGACGGGTACCGTCCCGATGATCATCAAGCCGCCCTGCGCGACACGTACAAGGCGAGACGAGACATCTTGGGAGAGTTTGAGAGCTCGTCTCCCCCGGTTATCGCCGTTCGAGATGCCCTCGCGCTCGCTACTCCGTCCCCACTCCCTGTTGAAGATTTAGAGCTGAAGAATTTCGAGATGGTCAACGACGGGCCACACACACTGGACTACACCGATTATAGTGACAAGGCTGTCACAAAGGGGCTCATCGACGCCTCACTCCGTCGCATTCTGGATGGTGACTATGAGGTTCGAGGCATCGACACGGTCCTCTCAAAGCGCCCTGTTATCCAGAAACAAGACTTCCGCCTGCACGAACGATGGAATCTCTCGCTATCGGTAACGAATGCTGGCGTCGTCTATCTCTCGGTTGACTTCCGGCACAAGACCATCTCTGAGTACACCCTCGACAAATTCGATCTCGATAAGCTCTATCGTGGCCTCCGCGTCAACGTAACGTACAAGCAGAGCGGGAAAGGGGCGTTCGTTGACGAGCTAATGGATAAGACGGTCAACGAGAGTATCGATGATATGGGTAATCAAAGCGTCGTTGAGTACCACGAGGGAGCAGAACGGATCCCCGACCGCGTTCTGAAAGAAATCGCTCGTGCTGACCGGCGGGTAGTGAAAGTCACCAAGCAGGGTTCGCACAACACCGAGTATTACCCCCAGCGACTCCTCGCCCTACAGGGTCACCCGCAGAACGTGAAGGCGTTTGCCCCGAGATTTAATGAGGCGACTCGCGGGAAGACGCGGCTATCTGCCCAACGGTGTCTCAATCGGGCGACAACTTTCGTCGAAAATCTTCCGCCGGTCATTCCGCTAGGAGGGGCGACTCTCTCGTTTGACGCAACACCGGTCAATGGCGATGACACTTGGGAGATGTCGCGGTTGTTTGAGACCGACGCCCACATCCTCCAGTTCGCCGAGGAGCAAACTGGTGACCATCCGCGACGGGTGAAGCACAATGAAGTGTACGAAGCCCCCGAGGAGTTCTCGGTGTGTCTCGTCCATCCGAGCGCGGGCCCACACGCTGAGCGGTGGGAAAACCTCGATCAGCAACTCAAGGACATCGGAGCGGGTCCTGAAGCGGTTAATCGGGTGCAGTACGACCCGTTCAAAACTGCTGATGAGATCTATACCGACCTGCTGGTTGACGTACCCGATGACCACGAGTACTCTGCCGCGTGTGTCATCCTGCCGAAGGCGGATTTCAGCATGGGTGAGAGTAGCGCGAGCGACATTTATCACGAGATGAAGAAAGCGCTCCGCCAGAGGCGTGTTGATAGCCAGATGGCCCATATCGACACGCTCGCCACCAGCTACGCGCTTCCGAACGTCGCGCTGGGATTGGTCGCTGCCGCGGGCGGCATTCCATTTACAACCGAGGATGCAATGCCAGGCGAGACGGATCTGTTCATCGGAATTGACGTATCCCATCGCTACCCGCGAGATACCGACGAACGTGTCCATATCGCCGCCTCAACGACGAGTATCTACGGCGACGGTACTATCCTCGGGTATACCTCTGCGAAACCCCAGACGGGTGAAAAGGTGCCGCCGAAAGAGCTGAAGAATCTCACGCGCCAATCGATCGCGGGGTACAAGCAGGAACACGGCGAATATCCAGACCGCATCGTCATCCACCGGGACGGATTCATGCGCGAGGATCTCGATCAGGTAGAGGAGATGTTAGAATCGATGGACATCAACTACGATGTTGTCGAGATTCGCAAGCAATCGCCAGCGCGCGTTCTCAACCTCGCAGACGGCGTCGCCAAGATACCCGACAAGGGCATTGCCGCACTCAACCGCGAGGAAAATAGAGCTATCCTCGCTACATTCGGTGACCCCGAGTCGCAAGCGACGAGCTCAAACACGGGACTTCCTCAGCCTATCCAAGTCGAGCGCAAGGCTGGCGACACTGACATCAAAACGTTGGTCGTGTCGCAAAGTCCTCTAGAGTTCAGTAGTAACTGA
- a CDS encoding ISH6-like element ISHla10 family transposase, translating into MHATIDVRFELSIDDDKTLPLATLAEAVTDQNLEAVLLESLVESLDAASVEALCGEKHAHGNGDQRFQRAGTDTRTAVTTAGEHEFSLHYVEDTAASPDESSYFRPVEDVLDFDGQNRYQQDIAAKSVDLATSLSYRDAANHGDSFVSMPSPTTINRRAKKYGHKLKQFLPDCVAGTDADAVIPDGTKCHSQDDDRSSHSVQATLGEDTAEESRSLLDLSVNADWDETAAELDDIGAVTDDATVVSDADSGIVTAFTDENRDHQLDLVHVGRTLGYTLWDDGVFSLDRRKEIVSEVIDEVFHLKNSVAKHRPAEEFAAIRSRIARTRERLEKTAWQLEQFGSAKAAGYLRRWLPSIVTFAEHAVEGFEVPWTSNPVERLMGEVSKRCKNQWMRWTAEGLEAILQLRLVKYADPEYYQAFLDELLQRSTKTAINCDLSIESTSGKV; encoded by the coding sequence ATGCACGCCACAATCGACGTGCGGTTCGAACTGAGTATCGACGACGACAAAACGCTACCGCTCGCCACGCTTGCCGAGGCCGTCACTGACCAGAACCTCGAAGCAGTCCTTCTCGAATCGCTGGTCGAGAGCCTCGACGCCGCCAGCGTCGAGGCGCTCTGTGGTGAGAAACACGCACATGGCAACGGTGACCAGCGCTTCCAACGCGCCGGCACCGACACCCGCACAGCTGTCACAACTGCCGGAGAACACGAGTTCTCTCTCCACTACGTCGAAGATACAGCCGCTTCCCCAGACGAATCCAGCTACTTCCGGCCCGTCGAAGACGTTCTCGACTTCGACGGGCAGAACCGCTATCAGCAGGACATCGCCGCCAAAAGCGTCGATCTCGCTACCTCGCTCAGCTATCGAGACGCTGCCAATCACGGCGACAGCTTCGTCTCGATGCCGTCGCCGACCACCATCAACCGCCGTGCCAAGAAATACGGCCACAAGCTCAAACAGTTCCTTCCAGACTGTGTCGCTGGCACAGACGCTGACGCCGTCATTCCTGACGGGACAAAGTGCCACAGCCAAGACGACGACCGCTCGTCCCACTCCGTCCAAGCAACGCTCGGCGAAGACACCGCCGAAGAGTCACGCTCCCTGCTGGATCTGTCGGTCAACGCTGACTGGGACGAAACTGCCGCCGAACTCGATGATATCGGCGCAGTCACTGACGACGCGACGGTCGTCAGTGACGCTGATAGCGGCATCGTCACAGCCTTTACCGACGAAAACCGTGACCACCAGCTCGATCTCGTCCACGTCGGCCGAACGCTGGGTTACACCCTCTGGGACGATGGCGTCTTCTCCTTGGACCGTCGGAAGGAGATCGTTTCGGAGGTGATCGACGAGGTGTTCCATCTGAAGAACTCTGTGGCGAAGCATCGTCCAGCGGAGGAGTTCGCGGCGATCCGCTCGCGGATCGCGCGAACGAGAGAGCGATTAGAGAAGACAGCGTGGCAACTGGAGCAGTTCGGGTCAGCAAAGGCTGCAGGGTATCTTCGGCGGTGGCTGCCGTCGATTGTGACGTTCGCCGAGCACGCTGTCGAGGGGTTCGAGGTTCCGTGGACCTCGAACCCCGTCGAACGACTGATGGGCGAGGTCAGCAAGCGGTGCAAGAACCAGTGGATGCGCTGGACAGCAGAGGGATTGGAAGCGATACTCCAACTTCGGTTGGTGAAGTACGCCGACCCCGAGTACTACCAAGCGTTCCTCGACGAACTGCTCCAACGTTCGACCAAAACAGCAATCAACTGTGACCTCTCAATTGAGAGTACCAGCGGCAAAGTCTAG